From Argopecten irradians isolate NY chromosome 12, Ai_NY, whole genome shotgun sequence, one genomic window encodes:
- the LOC138336797 gene encoding uncharacterized protein isoform X1, producing the protein MEEALVETDEEPSYSSEDDIFVCDSDYEDDFDTSSESEDKDTNVGSCAERFSTIKEDLENGICIEYPENQRLKVQYVSRSLDVLMRNSQLLPLKESLNGSRLVTDMYGIYRASPEENGESVPLPLVNCCSGDVRIFVTIRANCSQHVNVFAHLRRNTGSWVKVPATLQDGVAEFEGGAFDILFLTSEPISETFILDPLGKEYICEHDKNIKMIFPQNCVQQRETLTVQIIPLSNNGPVYMDKEPCIIGATKSVHVKHRKGIFRKPIEMELDLYLFDDSLTPDLTRYSFIDVHAVNKQTREIAMYELTSQNYKTNSKGFTLHMEVNDFDSHSVQLAQHRKLITETGKLRARMAHDEIFHCHILVFITKCKHDYQGESLRIECVEQKQVQDTIDKLKNIDLGFVELRKCRSPPLFIEDGERIRISLRGGIKLPVGFRKDQMVITFLREGLHKHIVFPVETHFGNRPTSLGYIDFNRLDGKKELLYETFFDVDISVKKMTFDASLLPSLTSSRLGSRASSAAGGPYIASSRASTYSDGSVRTPSPDDQQYMVPNIMDKVICTVANMLPPTDWKFVLRSIIGLLAGDSCVAADTMISQAEFNSRGDLKETIYQSLKSWTHKTNLKTRKQIFDAIIQGLKNENYIAIASELNTTFENDV; encoded by the exons ATGGAAGAGGCACTGGTGGAAACTGACGAAGA GCCGTCCTATAGTTCAGaagatgatatttttgtttgcgACTCGGATTATGAGGACGACTTTGATACAAG CTCAGAATCTGAAGATAAAGACACAAACGTTGGCAGTTGTGCTGAGAG GTTTTCAACGATTAAAGAAGACTTAGAGAACGGGATATGCATCGAATATCCGGAAAACCAAAGACTCAAAGTTCAGTACGTATCCCGTTCTTTGGATGTTTTAATGAGAAACTCTCAGTTGTTACCACTAAAAGAGTCACTGAATGGTTCCAGACTGGTAACTGATATGTACGGAATATACCGTGCGTCACCAGAGGAAAACGGAGAAAGTGTACCTTTACCGCTCGTAAACTGTTGTTCTGGAGACGTGCGAATCTTTGTCACTATCAGAGCGAACTGTTCTCAACACGTCAATGTCTTTGCTCATCTCAGGAGAAATACAGGCAGCTGGGTTAAAGTACCGGCTACACTGCAG GATGGCGTAGCTGAATTCGAAGGAGGAGCATTTGACATTCTCTTTTTGACTTCGGAACCAATCAGTGAAACATTCATACTTGATCCACTGGGGAAGGAATATATCTGTGAGCACgacaaaaacatcaaaatgatCTTTCCACAAAACTGTGTCCAGCAAAGAGAAACATTAACAGTTCAA atCATCCCCCTTTCAAACAATGGACCTGTCTACATGGATAAGGAACCTTGCATAATAGGTGCCACCAAATCCGTACATGTCAAACACAGGAAGGGGATATTCAGAAAGCCGATTGAGATGGAACTCGATCTGTATCTGTTTGACGACTCCCTCACCCCAGACCTTACAAGATACAGTTTTATTGATGTACATGCCGTTAATAAACAGACCAGGGAGATAGCGATGTACGAACTAACTTCCCAGAATTATAAAACTAATAGTAAAGGATTCACTCTACACATGGAAGTCAACGATTTTGACAG TCACAGTGTCCAGCTTGCACAACACAGGAAACTAATCACAGAGACCGGAAAACTGCGAGCTAGAATGGCGCATGATGAAATTTTTCATTGTCATATTCTGGtgtttataacaaaatgtaAACATGATTATCAAGGGGAAAGCCTTCGTATCGAATGCGTTGAACAGAAACAGGTACAAGACACCATAGATAAGCTAAAGAATATCGATTTGGGGTTCGTTGAGCTCAGAAAGTGTCGTTCGCCACCACTCTTCATTGAAGACGGTGAACGGATACGCATCAGTTTAAGAGGAGGTATCAAGCTTCCAGTTGGATTCAGGAAAGACCAGATGGTTATCACTTTCCTCCGTGAAGGATTACACAAGCACATCGTGTTTCCAGTGGAGACTCACTTTGGAAATAGACCAACCAGTTTAGGATACATAGACTTCAACCGCCTTGACGGCAAAAAAGAGTTACTTTACGAAACATTTTTTGATGTCgatatttctgtcaaaaagATGACATTTG ATGCCAGTCTGTTGCCATCTCTGACATCATCAAGACTAGGGTCTCGCGCAAGTTCAGCTGCAG GTGGTCCATATATTGCGTCAAGTAGAGCATCGACCTACTCCGATGGCTCCGTACGAA cTCCCTCTCCAGACGACCAGCAatacatggtaccaaacatcatGGATAAAGTAATCTGTACTGTGGCTAATATGTTGCCACCTACAGATTGGAAGTTTGTCTTGAGATCAATAATTG GTTTGCTTGCAGGTGACAGTTGTGTAGCTGCAGATACTATGATATCCCAAGCTGAGTTTAACAGTAGAGGGGACCTGAAGGAAACCATCTACCAATCACTGAAATCCTGGACACACAAGACCAATCTTAAAACccgaaaacaaatatttgatgcTATTATCCAAGGACTTAAGAACGAGAACTACATTGCAATTGCGTCTGAATTGAACACAACCTTTGAAAATGACGTTTAG
- the LOC138304594 gene encoding uncharacterized protein: protein MDTETGRLRVRMAQDEIFHCYILVFVSKKSRHNYQGESIRIDCVEYTKVDETIEKLSQNNYGFIELTRCRSPPIFIEDGERIRISLSGGMKLPLLFHKSHMLITFLREGLHKHIIFPVETRYGNRPSCLGYIDFKQVRGGLIHQAFFDVDFPFGKETLRGLPGTCSSSASHASSTPDDSVMSVIYDRTVSLDASVQRIDPGTHHLMVPNIILTLTKALPANEWKFIFRAICVADGSEINADDIISEAEQNNPGNVREVKYQSLQNWADKKDFRTPRDMLDTLIQRLETGENRRVAYVLKQSFNA from the exons ATGGATACAGAAACAGGAAGGCTACGAGTACGAATGGCACAGGATGAGATTTTCCATTGTTATATCCTGGTGTTTGTTTCAAAGAAGAGCAGACACAATTACCAAGGGGAAAGCATTCGCATCGATTGTGTTGAGTACACGAAAGTGGATGAGACAATAGAAAAACTAAGTCAGAATAATTACGGCTTTATTGAGCTGACAAGGTGCAGATCACCTCCAATATTCATTGAAGATGGGGAAAGAATAAGAATTAGTTTGTCTGGTGGAATGAAGCTTCCACTTTTGTTCCACAAAAGTCATATGCTCATCACCTTCCTTCGTGAAGGTCTACACAAACACATTATATTTCCAGTGGAGACTAGATATGGAAACAGACCCAGCTGTTTGGGATATATAGACTTCAAACAAGTCAGAGGCGGACTTATTCACCAAGCCTTTTTCGATGTTGATTTTCCTTTCGGGAAAGAGACTTTGA GAGGCCTTCCGGGTACATGTAGCTCGTCTGCCAGTCACGCTTCCAGCACACCTGATGATTCTGTAATGA GTGTAATATATGACCGTACCGTATCATTGGACGCATCCGTACAGAGAATTGATCCAG GAACACATCATCTCATGGTGCCAAACATCATCCTCACGTTGACAAAAGCTCTGCCAGCTAATGAATGGAAGTTCATATTCAGAGCCATTTGTG TTGCTGACGGAAGTGAAATAAATGCAGACGACATAATCTCTGAAGCAGAGCAGAATAATCCAGGCAATGTACGTGAGGTGAAATACCAATCGTTACAAAATTGGGCGGACAAGAAAGACTTCAGAACCCCTAGAGATATGCTTGACACATTGATTCAACGACTGGAAACCGGTGAAAATCGCAGAGTCGCATATGTTTTAAAGCAAAGCTTTAATGCTTAG
- the LOC138336797 gene encoding uncharacterized protein isoform X2, giving the protein MEEALVETDEEPSYSSEDDIFVCDSDYEDDFDTSSESEDKDTNVGSCAERFSTIKEDLENGICIEYPENQRLKVQYVSRSLDVLMRNSQLLPLKESLNGSRLVTDMYGIYRASPEENGESVPLPLVNCCSGDVRIFVTIRANCSQHVNVFAHLRRNTGSWVKVPATLQDGVAEFEGGAFDILFLTSEPISETFILDPLGKEYICEHDKNIKMIFPQNCVQQRETLTVQIIPLSNNGPVYMDKEPCIIGATKSVHVKHRKGIFRKPIEMELDLYLFDDSLTPDLTRYSFIDVHAVNKQTREIAMYELTSQNYKTNSKGFTLHMEVNDFDSHSVQLAQHRKLITETGKLRARMAHDEIFHCHILVFITKCKHDYQGESLRIECVEQKQVQDTIDKLKNIDLGFVELRKCRSPPLFIEDGERIRISLRGGIKLPVGFRKDQMVITFLREGLHKHIVFPVETHFGNRPTSLGYIDFNRLDGKKELLYETFFDVDISVKKMTFDASLLPSLTSSRLGSRASSAAGGPYIASSRASTYSDGSVRTPSPDDQQYMVPNIMDKVICTVANMLPPTDWKFVLRSIIGDSCVAADTMISQAEFNSRGDLKETIYQSLKSWTHKTNLKTRKQIFDAIIQGLKNENYIAIASELNTTFENDV; this is encoded by the exons ATGGAAGAGGCACTGGTGGAAACTGACGAAGA GCCGTCCTATAGTTCAGaagatgatatttttgtttgcgACTCGGATTATGAGGACGACTTTGATACAAG CTCAGAATCTGAAGATAAAGACACAAACGTTGGCAGTTGTGCTGAGAG GTTTTCAACGATTAAAGAAGACTTAGAGAACGGGATATGCATCGAATATCCGGAAAACCAAAGACTCAAAGTTCAGTACGTATCCCGTTCTTTGGATGTTTTAATGAGAAACTCTCAGTTGTTACCACTAAAAGAGTCACTGAATGGTTCCAGACTGGTAACTGATATGTACGGAATATACCGTGCGTCACCAGAGGAAAACGGAGAAAGTGTACCTTTACCGCTCGTAAACTGTTGTTCTGGAGACGTGCGAATCTTTGTCACTATCAGAGCGAACTGTTCTCAACACGTCAATGTCTTTGCTCATCTCAGGAGAAATACAGGCAGCTGGGTTAAAGTACCGGCTACACTGCAG GATGGCGTAGCTGAATTCGAAGGAGGAGCATTTGACATTCTCTTTTTGACTTCGGAACCAATCAGTGAAACATTCATACTTGATCCACTGGGGAAGGAATATATCTGTGAGCACgacaaaaacatcaaaatgatCTTTCCACAAAACTGTGTCCAGCAAAGAGAAACATTAACAGTTCAA atCATCCCCCTTTCAAACAATGGACCTGTCTACATGGATAAGGAACCTTGCATAATAGGTGCCACCAAATCCGTACATGTCAAACACAGGAAGGGGATATTCAGAAAGCCGATTGAGATGGAACTCGATCTGTATCTGTTTGACGACTCCCTCACCCCAGACCTTACAAGATACAGTTTTATTGATGTACATGCCGTTAATAAACAGACCAGGGAGATAGCGATGTACGAACTAACTTCCCAGAATTATAAAACTAATAGTAAAGGATTCACTCTACACATGGAAGTCAACGATTTTGACAG TCACAGTGTCCAGCTTGCACAACACAGGAAACTAATCACAGAGACCGGAAAACTGCGAGCTAGAATGGCGCATGATGAAATTTTTCATTGTCATATTCTGGtgtttataacaaaatgtaAACATGATTATCAAGGGGAAAGCCTTCGTATCGAATGCGTTGAACAGAAACAGGTACAAGACACCATAGATAAGCTAAAGAATATCGATTTGGGGTTCGTTGAGCTCAGAAAGTGTCGTTCGCCACCACTCTTCATTGAAGACGGTGAACGGATACGCATCAGTTTAAGAGGAGGTATCAAGCTTCCAGTTGGATTCAGGAAAGACCAGATGGTTATCACTTTCCTCCGTGAAGGATTACACAAGCACATCGTGTTTCCAGTGGAGACTCACTTTGGAAATAGACCAACCAGTTTAGGATACATAGACTTCAACCGCCTTGACGGCAAAAAAGAGTTACTTTACGAAACATTTTTTGATGTCgatatttctgtcaaaaagATGACATTTG ATGCCAGTCTGTTGCCATCTCTGACATCATCAAGACTAGGGTCTCGCGCAAGTTCAGCTGCAG GTGGTCCATATATTGCGTCAAGTAGAGCATCGACCTACTCCGATGGCTCCGTACGAA cTCCCTCTCCAGACGACCAGCAatacatggtaccaaacatcatGGATAAAGTAATCTGTACTGTGGCTAATATGTTGCCACCTACAGATTGGAAGTTTGTCTTGAGATCAATAATTG GTGACAGTTGTGTAGCTGCAGATACTATGATATCCCAAGCTGAGTTTAACAGTAGAGGGGACCTGAAGGAAACCATCTACCAATCACTGAAATCCTGGACACACAAGACCAATCTTAAAACccgaaaacaaatatttgatgcTATTATCCAAGGACTTAAGAACGAGAACTACATTGCAATTGCGTCTGAATTGAACACAACCTTTGAAAATGACGTTTAG